The stretch of DNA CCTAAAATAACCTCCTTCGCAAGTCTCCTATATAAACTAACCCTCTTACCATTTCATAAAAATCCATCGCATACAAAAATATCTACTCTTCTTCTCCGAATAGTAATCCTTCTTCCCTCATTTGTGAAGCGGTTTTACAATAACTTATCGTTTAGTTATTTGTAAAAGAAGAAACGGTTTTACCATAATTTAGTGTAAAACCGCTGTAGAAAAGTAATTTTGTTTACGATTTTGTTATATATGATTAGTTTtgatttgattgtttatgtttttTCGTATGATTTTGCAGGaaattgttgattgttgattgaaATCGAATTGAAATGGCACGTACTAAGCAAACTGCACGTAAATCTACCGGTGGTAAGGCTCCAAGGAAACAGCTTGCTCATAAGGTATAATTCTGCAGAATTCAATTACTTAATTGATTTATTAGCAATTTTCTTTGAAATTAGGGTTTCTATATATGTGTTCttgaattttgttgaatgaaCTCCATCCTCTGGTTATGTAATCTTGCTATATAGTTTAGTAAATTGGATGATTTGTGCTTCGTCTTCTCGAAATTGCGATTATTTTTACGTTAAATGTTGCTAGAATGCGAAGTATAGTTACAATGTAGTATTATTATCATGAAATTAGGGgttaaattagggtttcgttgCGTTCTTGAATCTTGTTATTGAAAAACTCCATCCTTCTGTTAGCTAATGTTGATTTATAGCTTAAATAATCGGATTATTTGTACTTCTTCTCGAAATCTATCAATCAGGTTTTACGTTAGTTTTTTCTTGATTGCAATTACAATGTCGCTTGATTATCGTAAAAGTAGTGATTGAATTAGTACTTAATTTAATTTGATTGATTCAGCTGGATTTATTAATGCCCAATTTGATGTTGTATTTGACATGTATAGCGTAATCTATGATGAATTTTTTTCTCCGAAATTTATGATAATTTATTTATGATCAAGTGATTTCGATTCGTTATAATTTCTTGTTTATTTCCCATTTGTTATACATGTACAATTTAATTTCCTAGTTTGTTACGGGATTAATTTCTGCGAACGTACTAAATTTATCGAAATTTCATTTGCCTAATTTTGAACATGAATATTCAGGCTGCTCGTAAGTCGACTCCAATAATGGGAGGAGTCAAGAAACCTCACCGTTACCGTCCCGGAACAGTCGCTCTCCGGTAAATCCCTTAATCCAACAATAATTCCAACACCCAAGTTTATTCcattagttttaattaattttaatgataCTAATGTTTGTGTGTTTGATAATGAACAGTGAAATCCGCAAGTACCAGAAGAGCACAGAACTCCTAATCCGAAAGCTCCCATTCCAGCGTCTCGTTCGAGAAATTGCTCAAGACTTCAAGACAGACCTCAGGTTCCAGAGCCACGCGGTATTGGCATTGCAGGAAGCAGCAGAAGCGTACCTGGTCGGACTCTTTGA from Silene latifolia isolate original U9 population chromosome 10, ASM4854445v1, whole genome shotgun sequence encodes:
- the LOC141604767 gene encoding histone H3.3-like; the encoded protein is MARTKQTARKSTGGKAPRKQLAHKAARKSTPIMGGVKKPHRYRPGTVALREIRKYQKSTELLIRKLPFQRLVREIAQDFKTDLRFQSHAVLALQEAAEAYLVGLFEDTNLCAIHAKRVTIMPKDIQLARRIRGERA